Proteins from one Cryptomeria japonica chromosome 4, Sugi_1.0, whole genome shotgun sequence genomic window:
- the LOC131074133 gene encoding GDSL esterase/lipase At5g03610, whose amino-acid sequence MERQMLSLLLAFSAISMLSVVDICSAEQATAFFVFGDSSVDTGNVPNSSFLSPWKYPYGVSWPGHPYGRFSSGKIQSDFIAQMLGLPPPVPYGLLNDSARNMTASKGINFAVAGSGVFDTYGFPKLGTQVGFFKDIIRSQKYRYNNLNHSVALVTVMGNDYAPVNLTQVGRTKFAKSVITEMKMQLTELYKLGFRNFLVSNVMPFDCLPANLKAGTVCLNTTMDLVSAHNEYLSEAVSELTKLEDANFLILDTFKAFSLVISNPTAHGIHYVNKSCCSSRKSALNYIGCGLYDKEGKPMFHVCKHPERALFFDWYHLTQKGWEALTNLYYSHTGFVQDGSSSSSPTSLAEWLHSHNVGLNSSPPDSQSNH is encoded by the exons ATGGAAAGACAAATGCTATCATTACTATTGGCATTCAGTGCAATTTCCATGCTCTCTGTAGTTG ACATTTGTAGTGCAGAACAGGCAACTGCTTTTTTTGTTTTCGGAGACTCATCTGTAGACACTGGCAATGTTCCTAATTCCAGCTTTCTTTCACCATGGAAATATCCCTATGGTGTTAGTTGGCCTGGTCACCCATATGGAAGGTTTTCTTCTGGCAAAATTCAGAGTGATTTTATTG CCCAAATGTTAGGCCTTCCACCTCCAGTCCCTTACGGTCTGCTAAATGATTCAGCACGTAACATGACAGCATCTAAAGGCATAAATTTTGCAGTAGCAGGAAGTGGGGTTTTTGATACATATGGATTTCCAAAGCTGGGCACCCAAGTTGGGTTTTTCAAGGACATTATTAGGTCACAGAAATATCGTTATAATAACCTCAATCACTCTGTAGCCCTCGTCACTGTGATGGGAAATGATTATGCTCCTGTAAATCTTACACAAGTG GGAAGAACGAAGTTTGCCAAGAGTGTCATAACAGAGATGAAAATGCAGTTAACAGAGCTTTATAAGCTGGGGTTTCGGAATTTTTTAGTATCAAATGTCATGCCTTTTGATTGTCTGCCTGCCAATCTTAAAGCTGGAACAGTGTGCTTGAATACAACAATGGATTTAGTGTCTGCCCACAATGAATATCTATCAGAAGCCGTTTCAGAGCTAACGAAACTTGAAGATGCAAACTTCCTCATCCTTGATACATTTAAAGCCTTCTCTCTTGTAATCTCCAATCCAACTGCACACG GAATCCACTACGTAAATAAATCCTGTTGTTCTTCACGCAAAAGTGCACTGAACTATATTGGATGTGGGCTTTATGATAAAGAAGGAAAGCCTATGTTTCATGTCTGCAAACATCCAGAGAGAGCTCTGTTTTTTGATTGGTACCATCTTACCCAGAAGGGATGGGAGGCGTTGACTAATCTTTACTACTCCCATACTGGTTTTGTACAAGATGggtcttcttcttcatctcctacATCTCTAGCAGAATGGCTGCATTCTCATAATGTAGGCTTGAATTCATCCCCTCCAGATTCTCAATCCAATCACTGA